A part of Hippea maritima DSM 10411 genomic DNA contains:
- the osmF gene encoding glycine betaine ABC transporter substrate-binding protein OsmF, whose translation MKNKIIILLLVIFTIIPLRLMAAEKPIIVSSKIDTEGALLGNMIYYALKYNGLNVKNKTGLGATNILRRAIKSGEIDIYPEYTGNGAYFFPYLDKTIFKNFKKGYEAVKKEDLKKNSIVWLTPANANNTWALATRKSFAQKNKIYSLEDFAKYVNNGGFVKLACSEEFATRKDALPAFEKAYGFKLKRSQLIILSGGNTTQTEKALARKINNVNFAMAYGTDGSLSALNLIVLKDTKHIEPIYAPTPIIRKQTLDKHPEIAKILKPIFKSLTTETLQALNAKIAIEGIPAAFVAKDYLKNKGFIK comes from the coding sequence ATGAAAAATAAAATTATAATCCTGCTATTGGTAATCTTTACAATTATCCCTTTAAGATTGATGGCAGCCGAAAAACCGATAATCGTAAGCTCTAAAATCGACACAGAGGGCGCTCTTTTAGGTAATATGATATACTATGCTCTAAAGTATAACGGGTTAAATGTAAAAAATAAAACAGGACTTGGCGCAACAAACATTTTAAGAAGAGCCATAAAAAGCGGTGAGATAGACATATATCCAGAATACACAGGAAACGGTGCTTATTTCTTTCCTTATTTGGATAAAACCATATTCAAAAACTTCAAGAAAGGCTACGAGGCTGTAAAAAAAGAAGATTTAAAAAAGAACAGTATTGTCTGGCTAACACCGGCAAACGCCAATAATACATGGGCTTTGGCAACAAGAAAAAGTTTTGCTCAAAAAAATAAGATATACTCACTTGAGGATTTTGCAAAATATGTAAACAATGGAGGTTTTGTAAAACTCGCCTGCTCAGAGGAATTTGCAACAAGAAAAGACGCTCTGCCTGCTTTTGAGAAGGCTTACGGTTTCAAACTTAAACGTTCTCAACTCATTATACTTTCAGGCGGCAATACAACCCAAACAGAAAAAGCCCTTGCCCGCAAAATAAATAATGTAAACTTTGCAATGGCATACGGCACAGACGGTTCACTTTCTGCATTAAATTTAATCGTTTTAAAAGACACAAAACACATAGAACCAATCTATGCACCAACACCGATAATAAGAAAACAAACACTTGATAAACACCCTGAAATTGCCAAAATTCTAAAACCCATTTTTAAAAGCCTAACAACAGAAACCCTTCAGGCTCTCAATGCAAAGATAGCAATAGAAGGAATTCCTGCTGCTTTTGTGGCAAAAGATTATCTTAAAAATAAGGGGTTTATAAAGTAA
- a CDS encoding flavodoxin family protein, protein MKLNKFQEELCNSNKWDFSNLKALFLNCTLKKSPELSHTEGLMNVSKTIMEKVGVSVEMIRVVDYDVAYGVYPDMTKLGWEKDDWPMLYEKVKEADILILGTPIWLGDKSSICTKTIERLYSTSGDLNEKGQYIYYGKVGGCIITGNEDGAKHCAMNILYSLQHIGYTIPPQADAAWLGEIGPGPSYLDEGSGGPENDFTNRNTTFMTWNLLHFALMLKNSGGIPAYGNQRSKWDAGCRFENPNPEYR, encoded by the coding sequence ATGAAACTAAATAAATTTCAAGAGGAGTTATGCAACTCTAACAAATGGGATTTTTCAAATCTCAAGGCTTTGTTTTTAAACTGCACTTTGAAAAAGTCTCCGGAGCTCTCCCATACTGAGGGTTTAATGAATGTCTCAAAAACGATAATGGAAAAAGTTGGCGTATCTGTAGAAATGATTAGGGTTGTTGATTACGATGTAGCATACGGTGTATATCCGGACATGACAAAGCTGGGTTGGGAAAAAGATGACTGGCCCATGCTTTATGAAAAGGTAAAAGAAGCAGATATACTAATTTTGGGCACGCCAATTTGGCTAGGCGATAAATCATCTATCTGCACAAAAACTATTGAAAGGCTATACTCAACATCCGGCGATTTAAATGAAAAAGGGCAGTACATATATTACGGTAAAGTTGGAGGATGTATAATAACGGGAAACGAAGACGGAGCAAAACATTGTGCGATGAATATACTCTATTCCTTGCAGCATATAGGTTACACCATACCTCCTCAAGCAGATGCTGCATGGCTTGGAGAAATTGGTCCTGGGCCATCGTATCTCGATGAAGGCTCAGGTGGCCCGGAAAATGATTTTACAAACAGAAATACAACATTTATGACATGGAATCTTTTACATTTTGCGCTTATGCTTAAAAACTCAGGCGGCATACCGGCATACGGCAACCAGAGAAGCAAATGGGATGCAGGCTGTAGGTTTGAAAATCCAAATCCTGAATACAGGTAG